In the genome of Tripterygium wilfordii isolate XIE 37 chromosome 19, ASM1340144v1, whole genome shotgun sequence, one region contains:
- the LOC119985607 gene encoding structural maintenance of chromosomes flexible hinge domain-containing protein GMI1-like, which produces MDKDVSKGMKSMSTVRKRELVVVNDEDELMMTYGRVKKRQLVVADDAISKSYRFKILLPNGTSIGLAIHDPIDEMPIADFLGLVKDEYHRLSTLKKQRRPINWRDGCIFLEDANDNKIRNMIKFTNFTPHKSHILRLYDGSAEVAETFENMWDLTPHTELLTELPEEYTFETALADLIDNSLQAVWSNGANDRRLISVDILKNRISIYDSGPGMDSSDEKSIVNWGKMGASLHRSSKRMAIGGKPPYLMPFFGMFGY; this is translated from the exons ATGGACAAAGACGTTTCCAAAG GTATGAAATCAATGAGCACAGTTAGAAAGAGGGAACTTGTGGTGGTTAATGATGAAGATGAACTGATGATGACCTATGGGAGAGTTAAAAAGAGACAACTTGTTGTTGCTGATGATGCCATCAGCAAGAGTTATAGGTTTAAGATCCTATTACCAAATGGGACAAGTATAGGGTTAGCCATTCATGACCCTATAGATGAAATGCCCATTGCAGACTTCCTTGGTTTAGTGAAAGATGAGTATCATCGATTGTCCACCTTGAAGAAACAGAGAAGGCCTATAAATTGGAgagatggatgtatatttctaGAGGATGCAAATGACAATAAGATAAGAAATATGATCAAGTTCACAAACTTCACGCCACACAAATCCCACATATTGCGGCTCTAT GATGGGTCTGCTGAGGTTGCTGAAACTTTTGAG AATATGTGGGATTTGACTCCCCACACTGAATTATTAACAGAGCTACCTGAGGAATACACTTTTGAAACTGCACTTGCAGATTTGATA GATAATTCCCTGCAGGCAGTATGGTCTAATGGTGCAAATGATAGGAGACTGATCAG TGTGGATATCCTCAAGAATAGGATTTCAATATATGACTCTGGTCCTGGAATGGATAGTAGTGACGAGAAATCTATAGTGAACTG GGGCAAGATGGGTGCTTCACTTCACAGATCATCAAAGAGGATGGCTATAGGTGGAAAGCCTCCATACCTGATG CCCTTTTTTGGCATGTTTGGAtactga
- the LOC119985389 gene encoding soluble starch synthase 1, chloroplastic/amyloplastic: MELLQISPLLTFPNLSLSKQSLVSPIRQVGFYSSRRGWCQKGSLRLVRVATGDSEIGSSGSQDGSSAVEEERVEKKEEEEEVENRGLLLGTERDGSGSIIGFHLISQIGGLEATRSREVVAPDRVEEIRDIEEETVETRVTHNIVFVTAEAAPYSKTGGLGDVCGSLPIALAARGHRVMVVCPRYIHGTAQDKKYSAATDVERRIKIFCFGGVQEVSFFHEYREGVDWVFVDHPSYHRPGNPYGDIHGAFGDNQFRFTLLCHAACEAPLVLPLGGFTYGEKCLFLVNDWHASLVPVLLAAKYRPYGVYKDARSILAIHNLAHQGVEPAVSYQNLGLPPQWYGALEWIFPTWARTHALDTGEAVNVLKGAIVTADRIMTVSQGYSWEITTAEGGYGLHELLTSRKSVLNGITNGIDVTEWDPSVDKHIPSHYSVEDLSGKLQCKIALQKELGLPIRPDCPMIGFIGRLDYQKGIDIIRSAIPDLMEDDVQFVMLGSGDPQYEDWMRAAESTYKDKFRGWVGFNVPISHMITAGCDILLMPSRFEPCGLNQLYAMRYGTIPVVHGTGGLRDTVDNFNPYAQGGTGEGTGWTFSPLTKESMLATLRVAIATYRKHKKSWEGLMRRGMERDCTWENAAVQYEQIFEWAFIDPPYVS, from the exons atggAGTTGTTGCAAATATCTCCTCTTCTGACGTTTCCAAATCTGTCGCTGAGCAAGCAAAGCCTTGTTAGCCCTATTAGGCAAGTGGGTTTCTATTCTTCGAGGCGTGGATGGTGTCAAAAAGGGTCCTTGAGGCTTGTGAGGGTAGCTACAGGTGACAGTGAAATTGGGTCCAGTGGTTCACAAGATGGGTCGTCTGCTGTTGAAGAGGAGAGGGtggagaagaaggaggaggaggaggaggtggagaacaGAGGACTACTATTGGGCACTGAGAGGGATGGGTCTGGCTCTATCATTGGTTTCCACTTGATTTCTCAAATTG GCGGGCTTGAAGCCACTAGATCTCGTGAAGTTGTTGCTCCCGATAGAGTAGAGGAGATCAGGGACATCGAAGAGGAAACAGTCGAAACCAGAGTGACCCACAATATTGTATTTGTCACAGCTGAAGCAGCCCCGTATTCGAAGACAGGTGGATTAGGGGATGTTTGTGGTTCTTTGCCTATTGCGCTTGCTGCCCGAGGCCATCGCGTGATGGTTGTCTGTCCTAGATACATACATGGTACTGCTCAGGATAAGAAATATTCAGCTGCAACAGATGTAGAACGCCGCATCAAGATATTCTGCTTTGGAGGGGTTCAAGAGGTTTCTTTCTTCCATGAGTATAGAGAAGGAGTTGATTGG GTGTTTGTGGACCATCCTTCATACCATAGACCTGGAAACCCATATGGAGATATTCATGGTGCTTTTGGAGATAATCAG TTTCGGTTCACTCTACTTTGCCATGCGGCATGTGAAGCTCCATTAGTGCTTCCACTGGGAGGGTTTACCTATGGAGAGAAATGTCTATTTCTTGTTAATGACTGGCATGCTAGCCTTGTGCCTGT GCTTTTGGCAGCCAAGTATCGTCCTTACGGAGTTTATAAGGATGCTCGAAGTATTCTTGCAATACATAACCTTGCTCATCAG GGAGTAGAGCCTGCAGTCTCATACCAGAATCTTGGGCTGCCTCCACAATGGTACGGGGCTTTGGAATGGATATTTCCCACTTGGGCAAGGACTCATGCTCTCGACACTGGTGAAGCTGTCAATGTTCTAAAAGGTGCAATTGTGACTGCAGACCGTATAATGACAGTTAGCCAG GGATATTCTTGGGAGATAACAACTGCTGAAGGCGGGTATGGTCtgcatgagcttttgaccaGTCGTAAGAGCGTATTGAACG GGATAACAAATGGCATTGATGTTACTGAATGGGACCCTTCTGTAGATAAACATATTCCTTCTCATTATTCTGTTGAGGATCTCTCTGGAAAG CTTCAATGTAAGATCGCTCTGCAAAAGGAATTAGGTCTTCCTATCAGACCAGATTGTCCAATG ATTGGATTTATTGGGAGATTGGACTACCAGAAGGGAATTGACATAATTAGATCAGCCATTCCTGACCTTATGGAAGACGATGTTCAATTC GTTATGCTTGGGTCGGGTGACCCACAGTATGAAGACTGGATGAGAGCAGCAGAATCGACTTACAAGGACAAGTTTCGGGGCTGGGTTGGATTTAATGTTCCCATTTCTCACATGATAACGGCAGG CTGTGACATACTGTTGATGCCATCAAGATTTGAGCCTTGTGGACTAAATCAATTGTATGCGATGAGATATGGAACCATACCTGTAGTTCATGGCACAGGAGGACTTAGA GATACAGTAGATAATTTCAATCCATATGCTCAAGGAGGTACTGGTGAAGGTACTGG GTGGACTTTCTCACCACTCACAAAAGAAAGTATGCTTGCG ACGCTAAGGGTTGCTATCGCAACCTACAGAAAGCACAAAAAGTCTTGGGAGGGATTGATGAGGAGGGGAATGGAGAGAGACTGCACATGGGAAAACGCTGCCGTTCAATATGAGCAGATTTTTGAATGGGCCTTCATTGATCCACCTTATGTCAGCTGA
- the LOC119985391 gene encoding phytolongin Phyl2.2, which produces MISNPNQIFYACIAKGATILADFTSNEPGNEDLALQCIEKTPPFHTMFSHTVRKRSYTYLIDEPFVYFTIYDKDLDKIDAYEFLNRLKSAFEEVSPDGANKGFISHCFQSQFNPIFREIIGLDLEFLNQTTSGRESRNSSMDSMKGQGAVRDPLLGGKPSKISKKKKRVFGDSNGDVKDVIVMENNKVDVGIDGNGNAVVCRDFSPPPAHRSGIHMAGDRQKAKQVWRKHVWVVLILDLVVCAILFGIWLWVCRGFKCIDG; this is translated from the coding sequence ATGATTTCGAATCCGAATCAAATCTTCTATGCCTGCATTGCCAAGGGAGCAACGATTCTCGCCGATTTCACCTCCAATGAGCCTGGAAACGAGGATTTAGCTCTGCAATGCATCGAGAAGACCCCGCCTTTCCACACCATGTTCTCTCACACGGTTCGTAAACGATCCTACACCTACTTAATCGATGAACCTTTTGTCTATTTTACAATTTATGATAAGGATCTTGACAAAATTGATGCCTATGAATTCCTAAACCGCTTAAAATCCGCTTTTGAGGAGGTGAGCCCAGATGGGGCCAATAAGGGATTCATCTCTCATTGCTTTCAATCACAGTTCAATCCCATTTTCAGGGAGATTATTGGGTTGGACTTAGAATTCTTGAATCAAACGACGAGTGGCAGAGAGAGTCGAAATTCGAGCATGGATTCGATGAAAGGGCAAGGCGCGGTGAGGGATCCTTTGCTTGGAGGGAAGCCAAGtaaaatatcaaagaaaaaaaagagagtgttTGGAGATTCCAATGGAGATGTTAAGGATGTTATTGTTATGGAGAATAACAAGGTGGATGTGGGTATAGATGGGAATGGTAATGCAGTTGTTTGTAGAGATTTCTCTCCACCTCCAGCACACAGGAGTGGAATTCACATGGCCGGTGATCGACAAAAGGCAAAGCAGGTCTGGAGGAAGCATGTTTGGGTGGTTCTGATATTGGATTTGGTTGTTTGTGCTATTCTTTTTGGGATTTGGTTATGGGTTTGCAGGGGGTTCAAGTGCATCGATGGTTGA